From the genome of Hymenobacter cellulosilyticus, one region includes:
- a CDS encoding phosphosulfolactate synthase, which yields MNYSLNNLPERTSKPREQGYTMVMDKGLSIREVENFLEVGGEYTDIVKLGWATSYVVPNLRKKLDAYKAAGIPVYFGGTLFEAFIIRNQFDDYRRLLSEFGMEYAEVSDGSIDLKHDRKLEYIRTLAQDVKVLSEVGSKDAEKIIPPYKWISQMKTELEAGAIKVIGEAREAGNVGLFRSTGEVRSGLVEEILTQIPFEKILWEAPQKAQQVWFIKLLGANVNLGNIAPHEVVSLETIRLGLRGDTFTHFLDMDAVDEDFKPEKPTGKPGTSMPRG from the coding sequence ATGAATTACAGCCTCAACAACCTCCCCGAACGCACCAGCAAGCCCCGTGAGCAAGGCTACACGATGGTTATGGACAAGGGCCTCAGCATCCGCGAAGTAGAAAACTTCCTGGAAGTGGGCGGCGAGTACACCGACATTGTGAAGCTCGGCTGGGCCACTTCCTACGTGGTGCCCAACCTGCGCAAGAAGCTGGACGCTTACAAGGCTGCCGGTATTCCGGTGTATTTCGGCGGAACGCTGTTTGAGGCCTTTATTATCCGCAACCAGTTCGACGACTACCGCCGCCTGCTCTCCGAGTTTGGTATGGAATACGCCGAGGTTTCCGACGGCTCTATTGACCTCAAGCACGACCGGAAGCTGGAGTACATTCGTACCCTGGCCCAGGATGTGAAGGTGCTTAGCGAAGTAGGCTCTAAGGATGCCGAGAAAATCATTCCGCCCTACAAGTGGATTTCGCAGATGAAAACCGAGCTCGAAGCCGGGGCCATCAAGGTAATCGGGGAGGCTCGGGAGGCCGGCAACGTGGGTTTGTTCCGCAGCACCGGTGAGGTACGCTCGGGTCTGGTCGAGGAAATCCTGACCCAGATTCCGTTCGAGAAAATCCTGTGGGAAGCTCCCCAGAAAGCCCAGCAAGTGTGGTTTATCAAGCTGCTCGGGGCCAACGTGAACCTGGGCAACATTGCGCCCCATGAGGTAGTGTCGCTGGAAACCATCCGTCTGGGCCTGCGCGGCGACACGTTTACCCACTTCCTGGACATGGACGCCGTGGACGAGGACTTTAAGCCCGAGAAGCCTACCGGCAAGCCCGGCACCTCCATGCCCCGCGGCTAA